A segment of the Bacteroidia bacterium genome:
CTTTTTTTAATTCAAAAGTTAGAATTACTGTTTTGCCATTGTCTAAAAACTCGACTTTATCTGCCAAAGCTTTCATTAAAAAAACGCCTCTTCCGCCAGGTTCTAAAATACGTTCAGGGGAAGTTGGGTCAGGTAAACTATCAGGGTCAAAGCCGTTGCCTTCATCAGAGATTTTGAAGGTTAAGGTTTGTTGGTCATGATGTACTTCAAAGTAAATGTGTTTAGATTTATCTAATTTATTTCCATGAAAAATAGCATTGTTGATGGCTTCGCTTACAGCTACCATAATGTTACCATAAGCTTCTTCTGAAATGTTCCACAAATGTTGGGTGTCTTCAATAAATCTTTCTACAACGCCAAGTGTTTCTATATCAGTGGGAAATTGAAACTTAAAGGTGTTTTGCATACCTTGACAAAATTAGAAAAAATTTACGGAAAAAGTAAGTTACAAAAGATTTGAACAAAAACATATATGCCAAAAAAACGATTGTGCAGAGAGGTAAAACTAAAAGCGTTAATAAATTTTATAGTAATTTCAATAAGCATACATTTTTTGCTATTTTTGCTATTCCATGAAGGCAAGAGCAATTTTAATCTACCATTTAATTGTATTATCCCTATTCAGTTTTGCCCAGAAGACCACTATTAAAATTGTAGGGTCAGAAATCATGCGCCCTTTTATGCAGAAATTAGCCGACGTATACATGAAAAAAAATCCCAAAGTTAAGATTGTGATTGACGGTGGACATACCAATGTAGGGATATTGCAACTCTATGCAGGTACAGATATTGATTTGGTCATGTCTTCTCGGGCACTTAGGGAGTATGAGCTTATACAGCTCAATTTACGTAATGGCTTTCCGCCCTATCAAATTCCCATAGCTATGTCTTGTTTAGCTTTTTTTGTGCATCCGAGTAATCCTGTAAAAGCACTTTCATTTGAGGATTTAATTAGAATTTACGCGGACGAAGCGCCAAATTGGAAAGAGTTCGGAGGACTAGATGTTCCGATAAAACCTTACTCTCTTTCTTCTTACAGGGGTACGTTCTTATATTTTAAGAAAAACATTTTAGATGGCAGGCGATTGGGTAACAATGTTATAGAAGTAGACAGTACTGATTTAATGATACCTGATATTGTTAAAAATCCTTCTGCTATTGGGTATGGCTCTCCTGATTATGCCAAAAATAAACCTGTCAAAATTTGTCCTATTAAAATTCACAAAGATTCTACAGCATACCTACCTACATACGAAAATGCTGTAAATGGATATTATCCTGCTACACGAAATTTGTTTTTAATATGCAAAGAGCAGCCTACGGGAGTAGTTCGTGATTTTATACAGTGGACTTTAACACCTGAAGCACAGCGCATGCTATTAGAGTTCGGTGTTTTTCCCATACGCCCAATAGACTAAAATATACAGCAAAATAAAAAGATATTTTTCACTTGCATACCTAAATAATTCTTTCTATTTTTGTAACCAAAGTTTGTATCTATGAAATTCATTGTATCATCACAGCTATTGTATAAGCATGTCAACTACGTCAGTCGTGTAGTTCCTAGTCGCCCTGTCTTACCTATATTGGAATATTTTCTCTTTGAGCTCAATCAAGGTCAGCTTACAATTACGGCTACAGACTTAGAAGTAACTATGACTACCTCTTTACCTGTGGAGTCACAAGATCAAGGTAAAATTGCAGTAAAAGCTAAAATACTGACAGAAACTTTATCTAAATTACCTGAACAACCGATTACAATTAAATTTGATGAGGAAACTCGTGCTATAGAAATAAATTCGGATAGTGGTAAATACAAACAAGTAGGAGAAAATCCGAATGACTACCCGCAGCCGCATACAGTTGATAAAGGAATACAAGTACAAATGCCCGCAGCACTATTACTCAAAGGAATAAGTAGTACTCTTTTTGCCGTTAGCAAAGATGACATGCGCCCTGCTATGATGGGAGTACTATTTCACTTTACTCCACAAGGACTTAATTTTGTAGCCACAGATGCACATTGCTTAGCTAAATACGCTTTTTCAGATATCACAACTCCTGAAGAGTACCGAATTATCATTCCCGAAAAAGCGCTGACAATCCTTCAAAGAGTGCTACAATCTTCCGAAAATAATATCGTAACAATAGAATTTAATCAAAGTAGTGCTGCCTTTTATTTAGATGGTACTCGTATGAATTGCCGCTTGA
Coding sequences within it:
- a CDS encoding ATP-binding protein, whose amino-acid sequence is MQNTFKFQFPTDIETLGVVERFIEDTQHLWNISEEAYGNIMVAVSEAINNAIFHGNKLDKSKHIYFEVHHDQQTLTFKISDEGNGFDPDSLPDPTSPERILEPGGRGVFLMKALADKVEFLDNGKTVILTFELKKEVFL
- a CDS encoding phosphate ABC transporter substrate-binding protein — its product is MKARAILIYHLIVLSLFSFAQKTTIKIVGSEIMRPFMQKLADVYMKKNPKVKIVIDGGHTNVGILQLYAGTDIDLVMSSRALREYELIQLNLRNGFPPYQIPIAMSCLAFFVHPSNPVKALSFEDLIRIYADEAPNWKEFGGLDVPIKPYSLSSYRGTFLYFKKNILDGRRLGNNVIEVDSTDLMIPDIVKNPSAIGYGSPDYAKNKPVKICPIKIHKDSTAYLPTYENAVNGYYPATRNLFLICKEQPTGVVRDFIQWTLTPEAQRMLLEFGVFPIRPID
- the dnaN gene encoding DNA polymerase III subunit beta, whose amino-acid sequence is MKFIVSSQLLYKHVNYVSRVVPSRPVLPILEYFLFELNQGQLTITATDLEVTMTTSLPVESQDQGKIAVKAKILTETLSKLPEQPITIKFDEETRAIEINSDSGKYKQVGENPNDYPQPHTVDKGIQVQMPAALLLKGISSTLFAVSKDDMRPAMMGVLFHFTPQGLNFVATDAHCLAKYAFSDITTPEEYRIIIPEKALTILQRVLQSSENNIVTIEFNQSSAAFYLDGTRMNCRLIEERFPDYQNVIPVDSPNQVIVNTDSFIKALKLVSLYSNAHTHQIRLKIQGNMLTLNAEDLEFANEASEYIPCGHEGEDMEIGFNANMLLNVVSNIPSKETTFMMSTPNRACLVVPTENDANESLIMLIMPVMLSSPSYS